ACAGTGAAGCCAGCCACGTGAGCCATGACATCTGTGGCCTATTGGGGCAGGAGATTTGGCCAGATAAGGTTATATTACAGGTGACACAACCTCTAGAACAAAGAATCTCAAAGCCATTAGCACGCATTAGCACCAAGGGTAGCTAAAGGTGGTGTGTGAAAGCCCAATGTGTTCCAGTGTAAAAAGCACCAGAGTGTGGGGGCATGGTCAGGACTAGCAGAGGCTGGATCTGGGACTGCTGCTCCTCCCTGGGCTGGGAGCCCCCTTCCATCTCACCTTGATGTGtttgcctttcttcccaatgaccACGGCCATCTCCACCTCCCAGTCAACTTCCTGCAAAGGGGGAGAGGAATGTGAGCTGCAGAGGCTGTAAGGTAGACCTCAACTTCTAGAACCAGGGTGAAGGGAATGGCATGTGGGTATGGCTTGCAGACCGTAAGCTCTGGGCAGTGGTAAGCACCACTGGAGGTGACTAGGAGATCAACACATGTCTGGGGAACTGAATTTACACTCACTCCTGACACTTGCAAGGAAGGGTGATGCCAAGTAAAGACCGAGAAATACGTAACCACGGTGTGCCTGACACTGTATGTACCATAATGCATTAACTCATCTAAATAAGGCGAGATACTGGAATAAATGTATTTAAGGGGCTTAAATAAGCCACAATAGGCCACAGAACTCACAAGAAGAAATGCACATGGCTACAAAATGTCAGCAAATGCCAGGTTCTGCAAGAGAGCAAAATGCAATCAGAAAGAACTTACAAGTTACTCTTCCCTGGCTGTTTTTCATGGTAATGGGAACTGGCAGAAGTTCACCTGAACACCTGTGCTACCCATGCCACTAAAGGAAGCAGGGAAATGGCTGACTCGTGTAGGAGAAAGCACAAAGGAGCCTTCAGTGAAGGCCAGAAAGTAAAGATGTGCTCAAAAGGGAATGGAAGTCAGCAGGATGGGTCCACTGGTCAAACTGGGTTCATCTATATTGAGCAAGATGAAAAATAAGAACTCGAAGTAGATCCTGAAAGCACAGAGGGAAAGATAGGAGGTGGTGCAGCAGGTGAAGGTGCTGGCCACGGAAGCTGATGACCCAGATCCAAAAGCTGGATGCAGcagcacacatctgcaatcccagcagagAAAGTCACAGCTTAGGAACCAGCCAGCCTGGGGTGTGCACAGAAACAGGAGACCCTGCCTGCCCAAACAAGGTAGACAGTGAGagtccatagtgtgtgtgtgtgtgtggggggggagaacATCACACTAAAGAGTCTCTTGGTTCTTTTAGGACCCAGgtttgtttcctagcacccacaccaggtgctcacactgtgtgtaactccagctccagggccctCACCCACTCCAACCTTATGGGCAATCATGGCAGACAGTAAAGGAACTAGTAAACAAATGGTCACACTTGACCACACCAGTGTGGGAGCCGCCTGATGGGCTGCTGTGGGAAACAGGTCATTTCCTGTGCAGGATGCCTCAGAAAACTGTTTCAGCTGAGTCTCATCACAAGGAAATAAGGCAGAACTGAGCACAGGGCACTCTGAGGAAACAACAGTTCTTCACAAAGTGTCAGGAAAGGAAACCATGTAGCAACCTCAAACATGTTAGGGAGAAGTCTGAGTGGAAGGAGAGATGTTCTTGAAGGATTCAGGACAAGGTCCACGTGTGCCAGAGACACAGCTAGGATGGATAacggattgggggggggggaccaccTAAAAGAATGAGAGACGTTCTTGATGGAATCTGGACACAGCACAGCTGAACAAGCAACAGTGGGAGAGCGTGAAGCGAAATGTGCATACCAAAGTGTGGCAGCAGGGGTGCTGGTGGCTTTACCTAGGTTATTAATATACTTTCATTGTAGAAAATTACTTTTGTAATTGGGAAAGACGGAAGTTAATTCCTCCTGTCACCTATACCTGAGGCTTTATTAGTACAGTATAATCTTCTCTAGTATAGTATATTACTGAGTGACAGGTTCCCTTAAGACAACTGTTCTCAACCCTTGGGTCACCACCACCACAGGGGTTACATATAGGATATTCTTGCATATCAGtggatatttacattgcaatttataacagcaaaataagtagcaacaaaataattttctggttggaGGTGACTACAACCATATATTAGAGTGTGGCAGCACTAGGaagagaaccactgctctaaggaaATGACTGACGCCTGTGCTGGAGTCCAGTGACCTGGGTGGTGAGGAGCACTAACCTTACTCTCTGGTGGGAGGACAATGTCATCGTAGGGCCCCACAATGGAGCTGGAGAACTTGCTGAAGATGATGGGGTTCTTGGGCACCCGCACATTCTGCTCTTGGCAGTGGTCTGCATAATTCAAGCCCACACATATCACCTTGTCTGGCCGGGTGACAGGGGCCAAGAAGGTCACCTGTGACCGAGGGATGACAGGCAGTTGAGTATCCAGGGCTCTGTAGTGATCAAGCAGGAGAGGGGCTAGTTGGACCAGGTCGGGAatcccagagcaagctggggCAATCCCTCAGCAGTTATgacttttgctttttgcattttctagaTCTTTCACCTATCAGTGTAAAAGACTCAGACCTTTTATAGCAAACATAGTGGTATTCATCAAGTGCTCATTTCATCCCCACTTGGGTAATTGTTGCACATGTAGAAGCATGTTAAGGGTACACATGGGAGTGAGTAGAAAGGTCCCCCTCACCTCCCCTAAGTCACCTGTCCCCTCCCTGGGGACAACGCCTGTGTTCTGCATAGCTTATACCAACTACAGTGGAACACCCTTCTCATCTCATGGTTTTGCATATGAATGATAGAGTATATTATGCATTTTAACTTTGACTAGAACACAAAgtcccacccaccaccaccacacacactttgttttttttttcatgtagcctggaactcactgaagaccaggctggccttgaactcaagagatccacattcctttgcctcctgagtactgggattaacaGCAGCCTCCTTCTTATGGCTGCTATCCTACACTGTCAACACATACTGGGTTCCTAATAACAGGAAAGGAAATGGTTTCTAACTTAAGAAAATGACCATTTGAGGTCACAGTGCTCTGGGTCACTGTGCTGTCAAACATTTCTATTTCTGCCACTCTGCTGAGTGAAAACGCCTTCTTAAATGGCTTCTAAACTACTGTTTGACCCTTTAGATGGATTATTCCATGATTGGCTTCAGGGTCACTCCCAGTTACTGTAGCACAACCTTGGGGAATCTCTTTCCTTTAATGGTCTAAACCACACCCACATCTTCCCAAGAGGGTTCTCTTAGGGCCTTGTGCCAGGCTCCTCCAGTGGGAGGGACTTAGCCTCTTGACAGGCAATATAATGAGGTAAGGTCCTGACTACACAATCAAATAAATTAATCACCCTCCCTGAACCCCAGTTTCCCTCTCTGTAAACTGAAAGTGTTGTTTTATGAGGTACGGTCATACACACCTCTAATTCAGTCCCAGCATTCAAGGGGTTAAGGCAGAAGGCTCTCCAGTTCAAAGCccgcctgggctacatggcaagaccctgtctcaaaaatgcaaAGATTTATATTTCTATTAGCTCTTTACTAAAAGTacaaatgaaagacagacagtgGGATCCCCCTGCTCCTTTGCAGGGGAGCTAGCTAccttctggttctggttctgattctcagggcaggagagggggatgggaggaggaagggaactaGGGCAAGACTGCCTGTTTACTTACCTTCTTGCCACTGAAAGGGTAGTCTCTCCCTGCTCCAGGAATTGCACCATTGTCTTGGGGAGTGTCGAGTCAAAAGCATTTAAGTCTACAACTCCCCCACCAATCCCCGACTCCAGGCCCAGGCGAGGCTCTTCCAGGTGAGGTACCTGGAACTGTACCAGTCTCATGTTTCTGGAAGGTTGACAGGGCCTCTTCTGAACCTGCAGCAGAGCTGACAACAGTCTCCTTCTACCAAAGCCCAGCATCAAAGcctagaaggaaagaagcaagccACAGGAGACAGAAGGACTATAGAACCATCATGAAGATCCCTTCACTCCTTTGCCCCAGCAAACAGTCCCAGCATGCCACTTGGGAAGTGCTCGCACAGGTCATTTCACCCTGTCATACTTCAAAAAAGTCAGAGAACAGATGACTAGGCCAGTTTTAAGCTAACCCAGGAGATCCCAGCCTTTCCTCAACCAGTGTTTCCTGAAAGTTCCCACCGCAGCAGGCAAGTGGGAAACACAGCAGGCTAACTCTGGCCTGCCATCTTGCATGCTGGGGTAACAGATATGAGCG
The DNA window shown above is from Mus pahari chromosome 3, PAHARI_EIJ_v1.1, whole genome shotgun sequence and carries:
- the LOC110319118 gene encoding fumarylacetoacetate hydrolase domain-containing protein 2A codes for the protein MLGFGRRRLLSALLQVQKRPCQPSRNMRLVQFQVPHLEEPRLGLESGIGGGVVDLNAFDSTLPKTMVQFLEQGETTLSVARRALDTQLPVIPRSQVTFLAPVTRPDKVICVGLNYADHCQEQNVRVPKNPIIFSKFSSSIVGPYDDIVLPPESKEVDWEVEMAVVIGKKGKHIKATDVMAHVAGFTVAHDVSARDWQMRNGKQWLLGKTFDTFCPLGPALVTKDTIADPHNLKICCRVNGEVVQSSNTNQMVFKTEELIAWVSQFVTLYPGDLLLTGTPPGVGMFRKPPVFLKKGDEVQCEIEELGVIINKVV